A section of the Polyangium spumosum genome encodes:
- a CDS encoding chemotaxis protein CheW, with protein sequence MTNLVLTRMGGRPCAISCEHVVEIIPRVQLDHVPDAPSEVLGVINLRGRVVPVIDLRPRLSQKKPLPFYQHLVIVRGPNGKLLGLAVDEVRDVVTVQEDAIEKPGEIGGVRSPGVVRIEDDLVLVLGPEDAYHGSS encoded by the coding sequence GTGACGAACCTCGTCCTCACGCGGATGGGCGGCCGCCCGTGCGCGATCTCGTGCGAGCACGTGGTCGAGATCATCCCGCGTGTGCAGCTCGATCACGTGCCCGACGCGCCTTCCGAGGTGCTCGGCGTGATCAACCTGCGCGGCCGCGTGGTGCCGGTGATCGATCTCCGCCCGCGGCTCTCGCAGAAGAAGCCGCTGCCGTTCTACCAGCACCTCGTCATCGTCCGTGGCCCGAATGGAAAACTCCTCGGGCTCGCGGTCGACGAGGTCCGGGACGTGGTGACGGTGCAGGAGGACGCGATCGAGAAGCCGGGGGAGATCGGCGGGGTACGTTCGCCGGGCGTCGTGCGTATCGAGGACGATCTCGTGCTCGTGCTCGGTCCGGAGGACGCCTACCATGGCTCGAGCTGA
- a CDS encoding methyl-accepting chemotaxis protein translates to MADKTESNEQKERDPAARRAVTRRKIDVYLDRIVADVEAIARGDDGRDLAAPPSDEPRAARLHAALSTLVESNRKAGRGVTAATRMRTIGHQVAGTLAELLASTRQQAASGSQQAAMVNDITTTIEELNEVGIQNVEKAEGIIQIAEQSEQISQDGQRDVVAAIEGIDRLRQQVELIAAKILDLTERTQQIGEIISSVNEIAEQSKLLALNASIEAAKAGEHGRGFAVVALEIRTLAEQSKQATQQVRSILGEIQKASHSAAMVTEEGSKAATEGSSKVRRIGERLGQLVYVINQTTRAARQITGAMRQQSLGLEQIAQGMKQINMATQETKLSVEQAEAALDRLSRLTEPIRVQDHGTEA, encoded by the coding sequence GTGGCTGACAAGACGGAATCGAACGAGCAAAAAGAGCGCGATCCTGCGGCCCGCCGCGCGGTCACGCGGCGCAAGATCGACGTCTACCTCGATCGCATCGTCGCGGACGTCGAGGCCATCGCGCGCGGCGACGACGGGCGCGACCTCGCGGCCCCGCCGTCCGACGAGCCCCGCGCGGCGCGCCTGCACGCGGCGCTCTCCACGCTCGTCGAGTCGAACCGGAAGGCCGGACGCGGGGTCACCGCCGCGACGCGGATGCGCACGATCGGCCATCAGGTCGCGGGCACCTTGGCGGAGCTGCTCGCGAGCACGCGCCAGCAGGCCGCGAGCGGCAGCCAGCAAGCCGCGATGGTCAACGACATCACGACGACCATCGAGGAGCTCAACGAGGTCGGGATCCAGAACGTCGAGAAGGCCGAAGGGATCATCCAGATCGCCGAGCAATCGGAGCAGATCTCCCAGGATGGCCAGCGCGACGTCGTCGCCGCGATCGAGGGCATCGATCGCCTGCGCCAGCAGGTCGAGCTCATCGCGGCCAAGATCCTCGATCTGACCGAGCGCACGCAGCAGATCGGCGAGATCATCAGCAGCGTCAACGAGATCGCCGAGCAGAGCAAGCTGCTCGCGCTGAACGCGTCGATCGAGGCCGCGAAGGCCGGCGAGCACGGGCGCGGGTTCGCCGTCGTCGCCCTCGAGATCCGGACGCTCGCCGAGCAGTCGAAGCAAGCGACGCAGCAGGTGCGCTCGATCCTCGGCGAGATCCAGAAGGCGAGCCACAGCGCGGCGATGGTCACGGAGGAGGGCTCGAAGGCCGCGACCGAGGGCAGCTCGAAGGTGCGCCGCATCGGCGAGCGCCTCGGGCAGCTCGTCTACGTGATCAACCAGACGACCCGCGCGGCCCGACAGATCACGGGGGCGATGCGGCAGCAGAGCCTCGGCCTCGAGCAGATCGCCCAGGGCATGAAGCAGATCAACATGGCCACGCAGGAGACGAAGCTCAGCGTGGAGCAGGCCGAGGCGGCGCTCGATCGGCTGAGCCGGTTGACGGAGCCGATCCGGGTCCAAGACCACGGCACGGAGGCTTGA
- a CDS encoding FIST signal transduction protein, whose amino-acid sequence MATRAGVGFSNESSSTDAGTAAAQEALRALGGGEADIVFVFASTNHDYGKLLPAIRKITGPVPLVGCSTAGEFTSAHVGHGSVAVMAIKSDAIRFRVGFGRNLKGQRHGATLEALKAFAAEHRAARAAGFPHATCIVLSDGLAGQGEDIVEGVHASAGMLAQVVGGAAADDAKFARTDVFLDDRHHTDALVVVYAFSRTPIGIGVRHGLSPACPSMIVTRAAGNVIHEIDGRPALLAYERFAAGIGEPITPATRDAFMITHELGMLTSSGEYKIRAPLTANEDGSIVMASEVPVGASVTIMRGSEEKLVSAAEHAARSALANLAGGKPGAVLVFDCICRRIFLGEQYKRQVDAFRSVVGQDVPLIGWETYGEIALTPGQQSGWHNSTSVVAILPD is encoded by the coding sequence ATGGCGACAAGGGCGGGTGTCGGTTTCTCGAACGAATCGTCCTCCACAGACGCGGGGACCGCGGCCGCGCAAGAGGCGCTGCGCGCGCTCGGCGGAGGCGAGGCGGACATCGTCTTCGTGTTCGCGTCGACGAACCACGACTACGGCAAGCTCCTGCCCGCGATCCGGAAGATCACGGGCCCGGTGCCGCTCGTCGGCTGCTCGACCGCGGGCGAGTTCACGAGCGCGCACGTCGGGCACGGCTCGGTCGCCGTGATGGCGATCAAGAGCGACGCGATCCGCTTCCGCGTGGGCTTCGGCCGGAACCTCAAGGGCCAGCGGCACGGCGCGACCCTCGAGGCGCTCAAGGCGTTCGCGGCGGAGCACCGCGCCGCGCGCGCGGCCGGCTTCCCGCACGCGACGTGTATCGTGCTGAGCGACGGGCTCGCCGGGCAGGGCGAGGACATCGTGGAGGGCGTGCACGCGTCCGCGGGCATGCTCGCGCAGGTCGTCGGCGGCGCCGCGGCGGACGACGCGAAGTTCGCGCGGACCGACGTGTTCCTCGACGATCGGCACCACACGGACGCGCTCGTCGTGGTGTACGCGTTCTCGAGGACGCCGATCGGCATCGGCGTGCGCCACGGCCTCTCGCCCGCGTGCCCGAGCATGATCGTGACGCGCGCCGCGGGGAACGTGATCCACGAGATCGACGGCCGCCCGGCGCTCTTGGCCTACGAGCGGTTCGCGGCGGGGATCGGCGAGCCGATCACGCCGGCGACCCGCGACGCGTTCATGATCACGCACGAGCTCGGCATGCTCACGTCGAGCGGCGAGTACAAGATCCGGGCGCCGCTCACCGCGAACGAGGACGGCTCGATCGTGATGGCCTCCGAGGTGCCGGTGGGCGCGAGCGTCACGATCATGCGGGGCAGCGAGGAGAAGCTCGTCTCGGCGGCGGAGCACGCGGCGCGCAGCGCGCTCGCGAACCTCGCGGGCGGCAAGCCGGGCGCGGTCCTGGTCTTCGACTGCATTTGCCGCCGGATCTTCCTCGGCGAGCAGTACAAACGTCAGGTCGACGCGTTCCGCTCGGTGGTGGGCCAGGACGTGCCGCTGATCGGCTGGGAGACGTACGGCGAAATCGCGCTCACGCCGGGACAGCAGTCCGGGTGGCACAACTCGACCTCCGTCGTCGCGATCCTGCCCGATTGA